One genomic segment of Mytilus trossulus isolate FHL-02 chromosome 4, PNRI_Mtr1.1.1.hap1, whole genome shotgun sequence includes these proteins:
- the LOC134716687 gene encoding uncharacterized protein LOC134716687 has protein sequence MEGIKFYVAILCLIACDAYDKDVYTDGYKVDKKYPDSYDKTEYPEGYKASKIIKDASAKKVYSPVNKSGTKYTTSKGCGPFNCYYAFDCGFAPQLCTANCLKHKGCKKGNCVDNSWCCCDECLDY, from the exons ATGGAGGGAATTAAGTTTTACGTAGCAATACTCTGCTTAATTGCATGTGATGCTTATG ataaaGATGTGTACACAGACGGATACaaagttgataaaaaatatcCGGATTCATATG ATAAAACTGAATACCCAGAGGGATATAAAgcttcaaaaataattaaagatgcGTCTG CGAAAAAAGTTTATTCACCAGTTAATAAATCTGGAACAAAGTATACAACTTCTAAAG GTTGTGGACCTTTTAATTGCTACTATGCCTTTGACTGTGGATTTGCACCGCAGTTATGCACTGCAAATTGCCTGAAACATAAGGGATGTAAGAAAGGAAATTGCGTAGACAATAGTTGGTGTTGCTGCGACGAATGTCTTGATTACTAG